A stretch of DNA from Arthrobacter jiangjiafuii:
CTGGATGAGCAGCAGTTCAGCGGCTCCCGCGCCCACACTCTGGGTGAGCTGCGGGCCGTCCGGCACCTGCGCGCGCTCCTTGCGCAGCTGTGGACGGCTGACGAGGTGGCGCTGGCCGACGGCGTCAACCAGCTGCTGCGAAACTCCCGGGCCCTACCCCAGGTGCTCCGGCACGACAACTGGGGCTGGCATCTGCACTGCACCTCGCCCGCTGCACCCCTGGAAGAACGAATGGCCACGGAAGCAGCCATGGCCCTCGCCGATGTCCTCCGCGGGGGCGAGTTGGGCCGGCTCGGCATCTGCGACGCCCCGGACTGCTCTGCCGTGACCCTGGACCTGACCCGCAACCGATCCAAGCGCTACTGCGACACCGGGAACTGCGGCAACCGGGAGCACGTTCGTTCCTACCGGACCCGGCGGGCGGGACGGGAAACAAGCCCCAGGCCCGCAAAAGGACCCTAAAGACCCGGAAACCGTTCGGGCGGGGGCTGGGCTACCTAGACTGTTGGGCGTCGAGCAGACGGCACTTAGGCCCCTCCCCCCAGGATTTTCGCCATGGACCAGAAACTGCAGTCCCTCTTTCATTCCGTCTCACCCCGCACCGCATGGATCACCATGGGCAGCTGCGTGGCCTTGTGGGTGCTGTGCCTGAGCGGGGTGCTAACCCCTCCACTCTCTGCGCCGGCGAGCATCACCCTCTTCTGGTTCTACGCGATGCTGATGCTGGTGTTGGCTTCCGGCGTGGCGGTCATCGGTGCTGCAGCAGCCTTGCTGGTCCGGCGCCGCCGCGCCCAGGAGAGTCCGGAAAGCCAAGAGAGCCAGGAGAGCCCGGAAAGCCAGGATCCTGTGCCGCACCAGGACGGGCACGCCGGGCAGGGTCAGCAGGACGGGCAGGACCAGCTCGCCGACCTCGGCCGGATGTTGGACGACCCCGACCGCGGAGCCCGGTAGGCGCCGGAACCCGGTAAGCACTTCCAGGCCCCGTCCGGCTGCCGGGCCGGAGAGCCTATACCTTCTGCTCCGCGGGGACGTAAAGCCCCGAACCGCATTTTCCTTTCCGCCGCCCTTGAAAAACCATCGGTGCTTCTGGTTCCCTGAGGGGGCGGTCCAGCAGGGGGCCCATCAGCAACGACGAAGAGCTGCCTGATGACGCCTCCTGACCTGCCACCCCACGACCTGCCACAATTCGAAAAAGCCCGCCGCGCCCGGGGGGACCTGCAACAGGCGCTGCACAACGAACTGGTCCTGGCGCACCGCGACCTTGCCCACCGGGTTGCCCTCTCCTACGCCGGGCAGGGCCGTGACCGCGCCGACCTCCGCCAGGTCGCCTATCTGGGGCTGATCAAGGCCGTCAAACGCTTCGACCCCGCCGTGGGCGTGCATTTTCCGGCGTTTGCGGTGCCCACGATCCACGGCGAGCTCAAGCGCTACCTCCGGGATCAGTCCTGGATGGTGCGTCCGCCGCGGGAGGTGCAGGACCTGAGAACCAACATTGCCAAGGTCTATCCGGCCCTCGCCCAACGCCTGGCCCGGGAACCGTCCGTCCCGGAACTGGCCGAGGAACTGGGACACGGGGAAAAGATGGTCGCCGAGGCCCTGAACTGCCAGAGCAGCCTGCAGCCCGATTCACTCGACGCGGCGTTGGACGGCGATTATCCCGCCGATCTCCCCGCCGGCATTGACACGCGCCTGGAGCAGGCAGAGAACCTGGCCATGCTTGCACTGGCCATC
This window harbors:
- a CDS encoding CGNR zinc finger domain-containing protein; the encoded protein is MVLAHDTTAALTTAAAFINTGVGSPDTLRTPADLDRFLDEQQFSGSRAHTLGELRAVRHLRALLAQLWTADEVALADGVNQLLRNSRALPQVLRHDNWGWHLHCTSPAAPLEERMATEAAMALADVLRGGELGRLGICDAPDCSAVTLDLTRNRSKRYCDTGNCGNREHVRSYRTRRAGRETSPRPAKGP
- a CDS encoding sigma-70 family RNA polymerase sigma factor; the protein is MTPPDLPPHDLPQFEKARRARGDLQQALHNELVLAHRDLAHRVALSYAGQGRDRADLRQVAYLGLIKAVKRFDPAVGVHFPAFAVPTIHGELKRYLRDQSWMVRPPREVQDLRTNIAKVYPALAQRLAREPSVPELAEELGHGEKMVAEALNCQSSLQPDSLDAALDGDYPADLPAGIDTRLEQAENLAMLALAIRKLQDSEKDLLFRRYFHEEPQQVIGERLGMTQMQVSRKLARILVKLQHEILGRPARAAGSEAASA